The Candidatus Scalindua japonica DNA segment AGGTTTGTATTTTGGCAGGAGGGCAATGGTAATAGGAGTTTCTTCGCTTATCGTTGTCTTATTCATCGGTTATCTGCTTCAGGTATCTTTGCAGAAAGTGTTCTGGGGTTTTGTTGTGATTTTTACCTTTGCATGCGTTCTCAGAATAATTTCATCATTTATTTTGATGAGGCATTACGATGCACCTCTTCATATAAAACCTGAACACCACTTTTCATTTTTCCAATTTCTTAAAAGATCAAAAACCGGAAACTTTGGCAAATATGTTTTTTTCGTATCTGCAATGTCCTTTTCAGTATTTATCGCTTCACCATATTTCAGCGTATATATGCTTAAAAGAATTCATTTCGGATATGTTGAATACACCATAATAAGTGTCAGCCCTCTTCTTTTTGGTCTCTTATTAAAACCTGTCTGGGGAAGGATTGGAGACAAATTTGGTAATCTATTTGTAATCAGGGTTTGCAGTTTGGTGATTGCACTTGTTCCTGCCGCATGGCTTGTTTCAAAAAATTTTTACTGGCTCCTGTTAATACAAGTACCTTCAGGACTTGCCTGGAGTGGTTTTAACTTATGTACATTAAATTTTATTTACGATTCCGCTATCCCGGAAAAGAGGGTACGCTGTATATCTTATTTCAACACCATGTATACATTTTCTGCATGTGCAGGTGCTTTTCTGAGCGGATTGCTGGCTAATTACGTACCTGAACTATGGGGTGAAAGGTTATTGTCGATTTTTGCAATCTCTGCTATCCTGAGAGGAGTAACTCTCCTGTTTTTTTATAATCGTGTTAAAGAGGTAAAACGAGTAAGGCCGTTTAAATTAGAGAAAGAGTATTTCAA contains these protein-coding regions:
- a CDS encoding MFS transporter codes for the protein MNTKNNSIQKVKIRKTLKMSIFEGSFSGISASIFEYFIRPLALFLNANLFQIGILSSFPQLLISVTQLYLPDFLKRFKSRRNFVALCALIQAFMVIPIILVHYVPKNVQIPLLISFYCLYAIIGSMIVPVWASLMSDIVPKRIKGLYFGRRAMVIGVSSLIVVLFIGYLLQVSLQKVFWGFVVIFTFACVLRIISSFILMRHYDAPLHIKPEHHFSFFQFLKRSKTGNFGKYVFFVSAMSFSVFIASPYFSVYMLKRIHFGYVEYTIISVSPLLFGLLLKPVWGRIGDKFGNLFVIRVCSLVIALVPAAWLVSKNFYWLLLIQVPSGLAWSGFNLCTLNFIYDSAIPEKRVRCISYFNTMYTFSACAGAFLSGLLANYVPELWGERLLSIFAISAILRGVTLLFFYNRVKEVKRVRPFKLEKEYFKEIIPVFRPNRGYIRPVSVDIDQDTSCPVKTHNPKKSL